One window of the Triticum dicoccoides isolate Atlit2015 ecotype Zavitan chromosome 3B, WEW_v2.0, whole genome shotgun sequence genome contains the following:
- the LOC119279328 gene encoding uncharacterized protein LOC119279328, with the protein MGAVMERSNNKRTMAADPISRDDPLAKKKKVVDLGSDSDEDLPNPSQWAGVNLDSFSDDYLAKMEKARLDEESAPRPVKIATLNYYKPATRFHTIELFPVRRSGSKAVLLAAKFLLGISSSLDGEPLRRCSGFWVDWDEEKKTGLVLTTARLIRIKDAPYSVWSGGEEYATDADVTVHLLNGTSAKGQLVYLQPHYDLAFLSVQMDQPINLPSLNEKDVEFAQEVFRLGRDNSLNLRITYARAEYLNPTMFERHHNVYLRSPDGHGDDNEFDYGGPVIDLCGEVVGMVNDPKRFGSFIPSSILLNCLDSWKKYQHIARPHLGMMFKDIKLLEPAHVDMLWRKFNIDDGLIVEEVSGGSPAEKFGIQKGDIIESFSGKHVSSTIELENTLMSIYKGTLDAEVHISVLQTLELAARSRGDVSIVWPHSFGMEFTVFPVDFGTWTIPMLCPEAFYPYQLLITTDDVQ; encoded by the exons atgggtgcggttatggagaGATCCAACAACAAAAGAACCATGGCGGCCGATCCGATCAGTCGAGACGACCCcttggccaagaagaagaaggtggtggatctggggagcgacagcgacgaggACTTGCCCAATCCGTCACAGTGGGCGGGGGTTAACCTTGATTCCTTCAGCGATGACTACTTGGCCAAGATGGAAAAGGCCAGACTCGACGAAGAATCAG CTCCCCGCCCTGTGAAAATTGCCACGCTCAACTACTACAAACCTGCCACCAGGTTTCACACCATCGAGCTTTTCCCCGTCCGTCGATCCGGAAGCAAGGCCGTGCTCCTCGCTGCGAAATTTCTTCTAGGGATTTCATCCTCTCTCG ATGGTGAACCGCTCAGACGGTGCTCTGGCTTCTGGGTCGATTGGGATGAGGAGAAGAAAACTGGCCTTGTTTTGACAACTGCGCGGCTGATTCGCATAAAGGATGCTCCTTACAGTGTCTGGTCAGGCGGTGAAGAGTATGCTACAGATGCTGAT GTCACTGTTCATTTGCTAAATGGCACCAGTGCAAAGGGCCAGCTGGTCTATCTCCAGCCCCACTACGATCTCGCTTTCCTGAGTGTTCAGATGGATCAACCAATCAACTTACCATCTTTGAATGAAAAAGATGTAGAATTTGCTCAAGAGGTTTTTCGGCTCGGAAGAGACAATTCCTTAAATCTAAGGATAACATATGCCAGGGCAGAATATTTGAATCCAACCATGTTTGAGCGGCACCACAATGTATACCTCCGTTCTCCAGATGGCCATGGTGATGATAATGAG TTTGACTATGGGGGGCCAGTTATTGACCTGTGTGGAGAAGTTGTCGGAATGGTCAACGACCCTAAGAGATTTGGGTCTTTTATACCTTCTTCCATTTTGCTCAATTGTTTGGATTCATGGAAGAAATATCA GCACATCGCCCGgcctcatcttggaatgatgtttaaGGACATCAAACTTCTAGAACCTGCTCATGTTGACATGTTATGGCGTAAGTTTAACATTGATGATGGTCTTATTGTTGAAGAG GTGTCGGGAGGATCTCCTGCTGAGAAATTTGGAATCCAAAAAGGTGATATTATTGAATCTTTCAGTGGAAAGCATGTTTCTTCCACAATTGAG CTGGAAAATACACTGATGAGCATATACAAGGGAACCTTAGATGCTGAAGTTCATATTTCT GTCCTACAGACTCTTGAACTGGCTGCCAGGTCGAGGGGGGATGTTTCTATAGTGTGGCCACAT TCATTTGGCATGGAATTTACGGTGTTCCCTGTTGATTTTGGAACATGGACAATTCCGATGTTATGTCCTGAAGCTTTCTATCCTTACCAGTTGCTGATAACAACTGATGATGTGCAATGA